The Fusarium falciforme chromosome 10, complete sequence DNA segment GGTGACCGTGAGGCCGTGGGTAGAGGTAGTAGTAGCCGACATGGCGATGTGTTGGTTGGTGGTTTACTTGGGAGGAGACAAAGATGGTATTCTGAATTGTTACTCTCTACTACTCCATGGGGAGGGGGGGGACTCCCCCTCTTCTTATGCTCCCACTGACGATGCAGCAATAGACGCCCAAGGACCGTTGCAGCACGGCGCCAAGAGCGCAGGGCTGAAGGGAAGCTGTCTCTGCCGTGGCAGGGATCCGCACTTGACAGGGGCCGTCATTGGACTATTGCAAGCTATGCCAAGGTTCTGAAGCATCATGAGTCCCAGTCTATTCAGTTTATCGCCTAGTAGACGCATTTAGCTGAAAGATGGACAAGTTGGAAAAATCTGCCTTGCGAAGATATGTGTCTTGTGGTTTATTTAGCTtagaagctgaagaagcccCAAGCTTCCAAGCTTGATATTAGACGTGTCTAAGCCACTGCCATGAAAAGCCTTTTTTATCTTGGTGCTTCGATTTATCTTGGTGCTTCAATGATGGATCAACGCCCTTGGCGGCGGCTGCAGCACCAGTCAAACGTCAGACGGCAACATGTTTGGCCGGGCCTTGCATGAGAGAGAGATGATCCCCGTTGGGTTGAAACATCCCGCGGCCAGATATGCAGGGGTTAAAGCGGttttttgtttcttttcttcgtGGCGCACCCTCTAAAAAACGAAAAAACTGATCTTGGAATGCGAGATTATGTGAAGCGCGGTGGACATTTGTTGGGCTTAAGCCACGGGCAGATACGACTTTCTCTCGATATCAGCTGGAGGCCGCCCGTCTTGAGACCACCCTTCCCTTTCTCTTGGCAGATATGCCGAAATAGCCTCTTGTTCCTTGGctgggagagagagaagttCACCGCTCGTGAACAAGTCTCCCCCGAACCCACACCTTCTTCACATTCCGATCATCCCCGTTAAACAGCCACTTGGCCATCCTCTCCTCCCACGTCTCCCACTCAAACACGTCGACGTTGCCGTCTTGTCCCATGCCGTCCTCGTCAACCTGTCCCAGACCGATCAGCTGCGCGTCCCACTCCATGCCTTCCTCGAACCCGCCCACGCGGTCCCCCAGGCCCACAACCTCGGCGCCGCCCCGCGTCCCCAGGTACagcacctcctccgccgTCAGCTTGCTCCGCTCCCGCTCCGCTCCGGCTGCCACGCCCATGGCTACGTGACGGCTTACCAGAGCCGCCTGCCGTGCCGCCTCGAGCACCGAGGGGCTGTAACCTCCGCTCATGTCGGTGCCGAGGCCGACCGTGATGCCCCGATCCCACATCCACCGCACCCTCGCCGCTCCGCTCGTGAGGGAGCTGTTGCTGCATGGGCAGTGAGACACCTTGCTCCCCCGCCTGGCCACGAgggccgcctcctcctcgctcagATGCACCGCATGCGCCAGGATCGTTCTCCGCGTCAAAAGGCCATGGTTATCGTAAACCTCTGCGTAAGAGCCAGACTCGGGAAACTGCTTTGCCACGAGCGCAATCTCTCCTTCGTTCTCTGATATGTGCGTCTGCACTGGCAGGTCCATCTCCCTCTGAATATCTGCCAAACCCCTCATGGCCTCGCTGGAACACGAGGGCGCGAAGCGGGGTGTCAGGATGGGGCAGATGAGCTTGAAATCTGGGTCAATGTCTTGGACATGCTGGATCGTCTCCCGCGTCCTCTCCAATGACTCCTGAGCTGTCTCATCCCGGTAGTAAGAAGGGCAGGTGGTCGGGTTGTCCATGCAGACACGCCCTACAAAGGCGCGCTGTCCAATGTCGAAACAGATGTCGGCAAGGAGGTTCGTGGCGGCCACATCGATGGTCGCATAGTAGGCAGCTGTCGTTGTTCCATGGGACAGCGTCCGTCTCACGCATGCGGTATACACCCTGCGCGCCTTGTCCAGATCCTTGAGGCTCGACTCCATGGGAAAGGTGTACTTTTCAAGCCACTCCATGAGCGTCGTCTTGCCAAAGATGCCCACGTTGGGATACTGTGGCGCATGAACGTGAGAGTCTGGAGCTGTCGTCAGCAAGGGCATTCTCACAATCCATTATCCAGACTCACCGATGAAGCCGGGGAAAAAGAACTGTCCCGGCTGTGCCACATGAATGTCCACTTCGCTCGCAGCCCATCCAAGCGTCTTGAGCGTCTTCTCCAGCTTGCTCACACTGCCAGGCTCCTTATCAACCCTGGCGATCCTGCCCTCGCCGTCGACGCAGATGAGGGCATTGTGCAGATAGTTGAGTTCCTGCGGGCTCTTGCTGGAGATGAAGGTGCCGGCAAAGACCTGCTTCCTCAAGCCCGTCATCTcggggctgctgctgctgctgctgctgctgctgctgcttctgttgGTTGGGTTTGTTGTATGTGCTTCCTCGGTTCAAGTTGTGACGCTTTGCCTGATTGATTCACGTGCCAAGAGCGAAAGtgagggtggtgatgatgatgtaaTGCCGAGACCGGACTTCATCAATtgcgaagaagagaagaaagagcaGAAATTCCAGCTCGTCTTGAGCCCTCTGTAGTTATTATAGACAAACTCATCCCCCTATCTCCCTCTCTGTCTACCAAACACCTACACTACATGTAAACGAGTTAGCGGCCAACCATGTCAACTCGTGTACCTCGGAGCTCGGAGTAGGCCTAACTCCCCCTCTGATAGGCCACCTCCACCTTGTTTGCTATCTCCCCGTTCACCGGCTGTCGCCGGCAGCCGACCCACGGGCCTGCCACCAACCGATGTCTCATCTCAAGCCAACGCCTTCACTCCCGTCACTTGGTCACGCGGCGCTGCCACCTCCGTTTGGTGAGAAATTACACAACATTCAACATAATAGAGTCTAACTGCGCAGTAAAAGCAAACGCCTCTCTAAGTAATACGATACATCGTGATATAGTTCCTTCGTGTAGTAGTAAACCGGTCCCGTCCATCGGGAACCTGTAAAACCTTCTTCATAATCATCCATGACTGTCCTCTTCAGTCGTCTATCCTCtattcatccatccatccatctaaGCAGCAGCGCCGGGGCCCTCGTAGTCACCGCCTGAGCTGCTGTCGCTACCATCAACACCGTTGGTGGCCGCCTCATCCTGAGTGTACTTGTCCCAGTTGGCAAGGACAGCACCAATCTTGGGAGAGTTGGTCAGCTTGTACACATCCTCAAAGTACTCCTTGGTCAGCGCAAACGGCTTGGCCGTCACGTTGGGAATGTACTTTCCGACCAGCTTGGAGGGATCAATCGATGtcttgttgatcttcttgagcagGAAGGATCGGAAGGGCTTGACGCCCGATCGGAGGAAGGTAGAGTGGAAAGGCACGTCGATACCTCGGAGAGGAATCGTGGCGAATCCACGCTCGAGCTCCAGAGGACGAGGCTTGGCCAGAGTCTTCTCGGCAGAGCCGCGAATGATCTCGCGGAGGTGacccttggcctcctcaatgttgttcttcatctcctcaaTGTCGATCTTCTGCACCTTGAGGAAGTTGGTCACGCCCGCAAGCGTGTCAAGAGCCCGCAGGTCACCAGCGCACACGTACTGCATGTTGGCAATGTTGTAGTTGACAATCTCCAGGAGCCAGCCAGTCTCCTCGGCAATGTTGTCCACCACAAACTGCAGAGCAGCCTCGTTGAACGTCTTGCTGATGCGGCTGGGGTTAACGGCGCACATCGAGTAGTTGGACCGTCCGGCAGCGTCACGCTCCACGGCCACCTGCATGGTGAGACCACGGTAGAACACAACCGACACCAGACTCTCAATAGGCATAACCTCGGCCAGGGCAGCAAGGGCCGAGTATTCACCGAGCGAGTGACCGGCAAAGGTGCTGTTGTTGGGAACCAGGCCCTTAGACTTCATGTCCtcgaagctggccttctccatcaggGTAAGGGCGGGCTGCGTGAACTGGGTGGCAGAGAGCAGACCGGTAGGAGAGCGGTAGGTGTACGAGGTGGTAGTCTCGTCAATGTCCTTGAAGATCTTCTCCGACTTGATGCTACCGTCCGCAGCCACAGTCTCGAAGGTCATGGCAATGTAGTTCTGGCGGATAGCCTTACCACGGGGACCACCGAAGTGGATGGTAAGCTCCTTGGGGTTGTTCTTCACAATGTTGGTGATAGAGAAACCTGGAAATCATGTCAGTATACAGTTCACGATGCGTGAATGGGATTTTGACTTACCATAGTTGTCCAGGAGGTACTTGTCGGCGCGGTCCCAGACCTCCTTGGCAACGGGGCTGCTGGCGTACAGCTCCATACCCATACCCTGTTCCTGAGAGCCCTGTCCAGTAAAGACATAGGCGGTGACGGGCTGCTCAACCTCGGCCTCACCCTCGAGAACCTTGTCCTCAGTCTCCTTGTTGCGGACCTcgaccttgatgatcttgcggCCAGAAACCATGCCGGTGTGCTGGAGCTTGACCTCAAGATCGTCGTTGGGCAGGACCATGCCAACCAGGGAGGCATGGAAGCTGCGAACGCGGCCAATGTTGTTCTCAGCGGCCCAGGTCTCGACGAGACTTCGCACAGCAGCGCTAGAGTACATGCCGTGGGTGATGGTACCGGGCAGGCTAGCGTAGCTGGAGAAGACACGAGAGACGTGGATGGGGTTGTAGTCGCCAGAGACACGAGCGTAGTTCTCGTTGGAAGCAGGGGCTCGGAGAGCCAGAGGAGTCCTGCCGCTGAGAGGGATGGGGTTCTCAAAGTTGATGGGCTGGTCAATGGTCTTGCCATTTCGCTCGAGGTAGTCAATGACAGGGTTGCCGTGGGACTCGCCGGTCTCGTAGTCAACGCTGGCAACCTGGATCACCTCCTTGGTGGGAAGCTCGAGCAAGACCTGGCCGCGGGTCTCGATGCTGCTGAACacgttcttgttcttgaagcGAACCAGGCTCTGGAGTCGGAAGGTCAGGGTCTGACCGAGGAGCTCAATGTCACGAGGGAGCTCATCGAGGGAGAACCACTGCTTGGAGCGGAGGACAGCAACATCCTTAGTGGTAGCAAGGTGCACCTGGATAGGGGTCTCAACCTTGCGCTGGAAGGTGTTCTCGTAATCGGTGTAAGTACCGCGGTAGAGGAACTGAGAGGTGACCTCCATGACAGGCTCGCCGTCTCGGACGAGGGTGCCACAAACCTCAACCATCTTACCAGCATCCTGGTTGATGACGGCGTTGATCTGGGCAGTGGTGGTAACCTCGTCGCCCTTCTTGAGAGGCTCCGCGCCGGGGATCATGCGGAACTGGTTAGACAGGTGCACAAGCTTCAGGAGATCGCCGTCAATGGTGCGAGGGAAGATGGGCTTGGTGATAGCCTTCCAGCCAATAACAATGGCAAAGTCCATAGGAGCGTAGACAGTCTTGCCAGGTCGGTCAACGAAGGCCTCGCCGGTGTTGCCAACAGCGTGGACAAAgtcgttgatggcctcgccgGTGATGGTAGTCTTGCCACCATCAAACTTGGCAGTAACATCagcgtcaaggtcaagagcGTCCTCTCCGAACCACGCCTTCCAGTAGAACTCCTTGATGCGGTCGTTGCGGCCCTCCATGACCTCACGGATGGGCGAATAACCAGCCTCAGGGTGGTAGGTGAaaaggagagggagggcAGCAGGCTTGCCAAGAGCGGTGGtctccttgatcatgttGACCTGGATCTTGTTCTCCCCGACCAGCTTGACCTCGATCACATCAACATACTGGTTGTGACGAGGCTGCTCGCGAACCACGATGGTGGTCTTGGCAGGGTCGTTGGGGTAGGAAATCTCCACAAACAGACCGCGAGAGGGAGCAAAGATGCGTCGGATGGGGTTGGTCTGGAACTTCTGGCCCTGGGCAACGACGTCCGACATGAGCAGGGCGTGACGCCAGTTGCGGTTAGCACCAGCCAGGAGAGACAGCCAGGAGTCGAGCTCGGGCAGAGTGGCGGCAGCAGACGACGACAAGCGGTAGGTGTTCTTGTAGGTGTCGTAGCTGACAGTCAAGCCCTCAACGTCCAGAGGGATCTCAGGGTCAACCAGCTTACCACCGAAGTACTCGGTGTAAGGGATGGAAgccttgttgttgctgtaCTGATCCCTGGTCAGGAACTCGATGTGAGACTCGTGGATGTTGTCAAGGATCTCCTTGATAGGCTGGTCAATGACAGTCGAGAACTTGGCAGCAGTGGGACCCTGGAGAATGCAGGTTCGGCCAACGTCCTGGTCAACAACCGCATCCAGATCCTCAGACTGCCACAGGGAGTCCTTCTTGAAGTAGAACTCGAAGTTGTCATCAAAGGTAGGGATGAAGGTGACAGGCTTCTGGGTGGGGCGCATGCACATGATAAGGAAATGCTGGACATCCTGGGCGTTGATGATCTGGTTCTCGGCCTCGGGATAGGCGGCGAGGACACGGTCAATCACGCCGAAGGGGTCGCTGAGCTCAGAGTAGCTCTGGAGAAGAGATGCCTTTCCAGGGGATGTGGTGAAACGCTCCTCCAGACGGTGAATGAAGTCACCAGTAAGAACGGTGTACGAGCGGTCAATCCAGCGTGACTGGTGCTTGACATAGAGGAGCTCGATGAGACGTCGCAGAACCTCGGCATAGGTCATGTCATCAAGGTCGAcggccttgccctccttgttgCGGCCGAACCAGACCTTCTGGCAGTCAtcgttgagcttcttgatgatgtagtccttgttcttcttaAGCTCAGCAACACGCTTCTCCTTGGGAAGGCTGAAGATCTTCTGGTCCATCTCGGCCCAGAAGCGAACACCACGAGTGGCAAGCTTGTGGATGGGCTCGCCCATCTCAGAGCGAACGGTGATGACACCACCGGCAGGTCCCTTGTAGGTCTGCTCCCACTCACTGTCCTCAAGACCAGGAGCAGCGACAATAGcctccttggcagccttgctGGTATGGGCCTCCTTGGCAACCATCATGCGGCTACCGAACAAGCAACCGTCGAAAGGCATGGGAGGGTAGCCGTACTTCTTGGCCCACTGACCAGTAAGGTAGGGGTAGGTATCATCGGCACCACCGAAACCACTACCGGcaacgaggatgaggttcTCCTGTCGTCGAATACGGCCGTACATCTGGAGGATGGGCTGGTGGAAATCCTCGAAGGAGTGGTGACCACCGCCACGGCCACCAGTCCACTGGAGGATAACAGGGAAGTGGGGGTTGGCCTTGGCGATGTTGATGACAGCCTGGATGGCATCGATGGAGCCGGGCTTGAAGCTGATGTGCTTGAGGCCAAGAGTCTCAATGTACTCCTGAGCAACCTCAATGGAAGGAACACCAGCACCAATGGTGAGACCCTCAATAGGAACACCTTCAGAACGAAGCTTGCCGATCAAGGGAATCTGCCAGGACATAGCACGGGGGTTGACGTAGATCAGGTTGACAGAAATACCACGACCAGCAGGAATGGCCTTCTCGATCTTCATGATGGCGTCAGTCATCATGGGGCCGATGAAGtaaccaccaccagcaagcTCGATGTGGTATCCAGCGTTCATGGTGGCAGCAACGAAATCCCACGGCACGGTAGCAGGAGTCATGCCTGCAACCACGATCGGGGGGAGACCGAGAAGTCGACTCATCTTGGTGTCGAGGTATGTGCGTCCGCTCTTGGTCGTCACTAGCTTGGGACCGAACTCCTTAACCCAGTCGATGGCATACTTGACGGCGTTCTCCTCATCCCGGTCGAAGATCTCAGGCTTGTAGCCAATCTCGCTCAGTCCACCGTCGACAGTGCCAGCAACAATGACACGGACGCCAGTACCCTCCTTGTTGCGGCTGGTCAGGACACCGAGACCAGAGATACCACCAGGACCAAAGTCCAGGATGTGAGTGGCATCAGGGAAGACAGTAGCCTTCTCCCAGttgacgggatcccgagtgATGAGGCGAACAA contains these protein-coding regions:
- a CDS encoding PKS-AT domain-containing protein, whose protein sequence is MYGTGAGPQTGISTPRSSSSLRPLTLSHGSLETSFLIPTNLHFHASQLKDKFIASLPEATDELAQDDEPSSVPDLVARYLGLIAHEVDEGEDDEQGSYEEVLKLVLNEFERNFLRGNEAHAVAATLPGIESKKLDFIRSYYTARSVINRPIKPHASALFRAAEDGDAEIYTIFGGQGNIEEYFEELREIYKTYSSFVGDLISSSAELLQNLSKNPTAEKSFPKGLDVMNWLHHADSTPDVDYLISAPVSFPLIGLVQLAHYEVTCKVLGVHPGMLRDRITGTTGHSQGIVMAAATAAADSWDSWREIATSVLTMLFWIGTRSQQAFPITSMTPNMLRESSEHGEGSPTPMLSIRDLSQSEVQKHIDATNQYLPEDRHISVSLINSPRNLVVTGPPTSLYGLNSQLRKVKAPTGLDQNRIPYTERKVRFVNRFLPITAPFHSKYLAEATAMIDEDLKEIVIDSSDLGIAVFDTNTGNDLREQAKGNIVPALVRLITRDPVNWEKATVFPDATHILDFGPGGISGLGVLTSRNKEGTGVRVIVAGTVDGGLSEIGYKPEIFDRDEENAVKYAIDWVKEFGPKLVTTKSGRTYLDTKMSRLLGLPPIVVAGMTPATVPWDFVAATMNAGYHIELAGGGYFIGPMMTDAIMKIEKAIPAGRGISVNLIYVNPRAMSWQIPLIGKLRSEGVPIEGLTIGAGVPSIEVAQEYIETLGLKHISFKPGSIDAIQAVINIAKANPHFPVILQWTGGRGGGHHSFEDFHQPILQMYGRIRRQENLILVAGSGFGGADDTYPYLTGQWAKKYGYPPMPFDGCLFGSRMMVAKEAHTSKAAKEAIVAAPGLEDSEWEQTYKGPAGGVITVRSEMGEPIHKLATRGVRFWAEMDQKIFSLPKEKRVAELKKNKDYIIKKLNDDCQKVWFGRNKEGKAVDLDDMTYAEVLRRLIELLYVKHQSRWIDRSYTVLTGDFIHRLEERFTTSPGKASLLQSYSELSDPFGVIDRVLAAYPEAENQIINAQDVQHFLIMCMRPTQKPVTFIPTFDDNFEFYFKKDSLWQSEDLDAVVDQDVGRTCILQGPTAAKFSTVIDQPIKEILDNIHESHIEFLTRDQYSNNKASIPYTEYFGGKLVDPEIPLDVEGLTVSYDTYKNTYRLSSSAAATLPELDSWLSLLAGANRNWRHALLMSDVVAQGQKFQTNPIRRIFAPSRGLFVEISYPNDPAKTTIVVREQPRHNQYVDVIEVKLVGENKIQVNMIKETTALGKPAALPLLFTYHPEAGYSPIREVMEGRNDRIKEFYWKAWFGEDALDLDADVTAKFDGGKTTITGEAINDFVHAVGNTGEAFVDRPGKTVYAPMDFAIVIGWKAITKPIFPRTIDGDLLKLVHLSNQFRMIPGAEPLKKGDEVTTTAQINAVINQDAGKMVEVCGTLVRDGEPVMEVTSQFLYRGTYTDYENTFQRKVETPIQVHLATTKDVAVLRSKQWFSLDELPRDIELLGQTLTFRLQSLVRFKNKNVFSSIETRGQVLLELPTKEVIQVASVDYETGESHGNPVIDYLERNGKTIDQPINFENPIPLSGRTPLALRAPASNENYARVSGDYNPIHVSRVFSSYASLPGTITHGMYSSAAVRSLVETWAAENNIGRVRSFHASLVGMVLPNDDLEVKLQHTGMVSGRKIIKVEVRNKETEDKVLEGEAEVEQPVTAYVFTGQGSQEQGMGMELYASSPVAKEVWDRADKYLLDNYGFSITNIVKNNPKELTIHFGGPRGKAIRQNYIAMTFETVAADGSIKSEKIFKDIDETTTSYTYRSPTGLLSATQFTQPALTLMEKASFEDMKSKGLVPNNSTFAGHSLGEYSALAALAEVMPIESLVSVVFYRGLTMQVAVERDAAGRSNYSMCAVNPSRISKTFNEAALQFVVDNIAEETGWLLEIVNYNIANMQYVCAGDLRALDTLAGVTNFLKVQKIDIEEMKNNIEEAKGHLREIIRGSAEKTLAKPRPLELERGFATIPLRGIDVPFHSTFLRSGVKPFRSFLLKKINKTSIDPSKLVGKYIPNVTAKPFALTKEYFEDVYKLTNSPKIGAVLANWDKYTQDEAATNGVDGSDSSSGGDYEGPGAAA